One segment of Radiobacillus kanasensis DNA contains the following:
- a CDS encoding spore coat protein, with the protein MNYAAHELLEMSEALNSKKAEIEQHGLFISQAKDQQLKNILSKHQQQMITGYQQGINLLQGKGGQVPGQAPHFQTHDLSVGMSSQASPSSAPQPNTVMLSDQTISALALSAHKSGAISGMQFANETVDPQLRSYHVNGAVQCQEMGYEIWTWMNQHGHYQPATFSTAQTNQMTHMFQPMNQQMNHSMQQMHYSNPNQMQQ; encoded by the coding sequence ATGAACTACGCCGCTCATGAACTTTTAGAGATGTCCGAAGCATTAAACTCGAAGAAGGCTGAAATTGAACAGCACGGTTTATTTATTAGTCAAGCAAAAGACCAACAACTAAAAAACATTCTAAGTAAGCACCAACAACAAATGATTACAGGCTATCAGCAGGGGATTAACTTATTACAAGGTAAGGGTGGACAAGTACCGGGCCAAGCACCTCACTTCCAAACACATGATTTAAGTGTAGGAATGAGTTCCCAAGCCTCTCCATCTTCAGCTCCACAACCAAACACGGTGATGTTGTCGGATCAAACAATCTCAGCTCTAGCCTTAAGCGCTCATAAATCAGGTGCTATTTCAGGAATGCAGTTTGCAAACGAAACCGTAGATCCCCAACTTCGCTCGTATCACGTAAATGGAGCGGTACAATGTCAAGAAATGGGCTATGAAATTTGGACTTGGATGAACCAACACGGTCATTATCAACCAGCAACTTTCAGTACAGCCCAAACGAATCAAATGACACACATGTTCCAGCCTATGAATCAGCAAATGAATCATTCTATGCAACAAATGCATTATTCTAATCCGAACCAAATGCAACAATAG